The Myxococcales bacterium nucleotide sequence CGAACGCGGCCATGGCGTCGGTCCAGGCCGCGAGCGCCGCGGCGGTCGGGACCCCGGGGCCGCCGGTCCGGCCGCACAGCTGGAAGATCCGCGCCGGCTGGTCCTTGCCCTTCATGCGCACGCGCCCGAGCTCGCGGAACACGAAGTCGCGGGCGGCGGTGGCCGTGGCCTCGCCGACGAGGATATCGACCGCGTACTCCTTGGTCAGGGGCTCGAGCCGGGCCGCGAGGTTGACCGCGTCCCCGAGCACCGTGTAGTCGAAGCGGGCCTCGCTGCCCATGTTGCCGACCGACATCGGGCCGGTGTTGATGCCGATGCCGATCTGCACGTTCGGGCGGCCGCGGCTGGCCCAGCCCTGGTTGAGCGGCCCGAGCGCCGCCTGCATCGCCAGCGCGGCGTCGCACGCGCGCCCGGCGTGGTCGCCGACCGGCAGCGGCGCGTTCCACATCGCCATGACCGCGTCGCCGATGTACTTGTCGAGCGTGCCGTCGCGCTCGAGCACGATCGTCGTCATCGGCGTCAGGTACTCGTTCAAGAAGTCGGCGAGCTGCTCGGGCGGCAGGGCCTCGGCGATGCGCGAGAACCCGCGGATGTCCGAGAACAGCACCGACATCTCGCGGCGCTCGCCGCCGAGCCGGGTCGCGCGCGGGTTGGCGACGATCCGCTCGACCAGCGACTTCGAGACGTACTGCGCGAACGCGCTGCGCAGGTGGGCCTTCTCGCGGCCCTCGGTGGCCAGGGTCGCGACGGTCGCCGCCAGCATCGTCAGCGCGAAGGTCGCGGCTGGCGCCACCAGCTCGACCACGACGCCGCGCGCGAACAGGGCCTGGCCGATCGCGCTCCACGCCGCCAGCGCGCCGATCGCGATGATCAGCGGCAGCCACAGGCGCCGGCGCACCCGCCGCAGCTGCAGCGCGATCGCCAGGGCCGCGAACACCAGCAGCGCGGCGACCTCGGCCGCGGTGCCGGCGTCGCGCAGGAGCTCGTCGTAGAGCAGGTTGTGCAGGAGCGTCGCGTGCAGCTCGACGCCGTCGGCGGTGGGATCGAACGGCGTCGGCACCTTGTCGTACGCGGCGTGGGTGAAGCCGACGATCACGATCTTGCCGTGGAGCTCGGCGGCGCCGACCCGACCGTCGAGGACCGCGGCCGCCGATACCCGCGGGAACGGCCGGCCCAGGAAGTTCAGGCGAGCGGTGACCGGCAGCGTGCGCTCGCCGAGCGTGACCGTGCGGCGCGCGGCGAAGAACCGGGTCGGCTGCTGCGTCGCCAGCGCGGCCAGGGTCAGCCCCAGCGCCTGGTAGTAGCGGCCGCCGTACTCGATCACCAGCGGCACCCGGCGGGCGACGCCGTCGTCGTCGCGGTAGTGGTTGACGGCGCCGGCGGCGATCGCGCCGGCCGCCATGCCGGGCATCGTGAACGCGACCGCGTACGCGCTGGGCACGGTCGCGGCGCCGCCGACCGACTCGCTGACCTGGGCGCCGGCCAGGCCGGCCGGCTCGGCCGGGGGCGCGGCCGGGCGCTCGCCGGCGCTGGTGATCAGCCGGAACAGCGCGCCCAGGACCACGACCTTGGCGTCGGCGATCGCCGCGACCAGCGCGTCGTCGCCGTGGAGCGCGGTCACGACCTCGCCCAGCGCGTCGCGGGCGGCGGCCAACGCCGGGCTCGGCGCGGCGTCGGCGCGCGCGGTGGCGTAGGCGTCCTCGACCTGGCGGGTCAGCGCGTCGGGCAGGAGGATCTCGCGCGAGGAGAAGAACAGATCGAGCGCGATCGCGTCGGGCTCGGTCGCGGCCAGCGCCCGGATCAGCCGGGCCCAGCCGCGTCGGGTCTGGAACACGTCGGGGGCGGCGCGCCGGGTGTCGTCGTCGAGGCCGACCACGACGATCCGGGCGTCGCGCAGCGCGCGCGGCCCGCGGGTGCGGAACCGCCAGTCGATCGTGCGCTGCTCGAGCCCGTCGAGGCCGGGCAGGTGGTAGGCGCGCCCGTGGCCCAGGGCCAGGCCCGCGAGCGTGATCGCCACCACAGCCGCGGCGACCAGCGGCCAGTTTCGGGGTGAGCGATCCCGCGGTGCCATCGGGCCAGCCTACCAGCGAGGCGGTTGTCGCGGGTCGGGCGGGGGCGTAGGCTCGACGGCCAATCATCCGTCTCGGGGGAGACGCCCATGGCCTATTCGCTTCGTCCGCGCGGCCTCGCCGCAGTCATCTTCGTGTTCGCAGTCTCCGCCTGCGGCGACAACCTCAAGCCGCCGGCCGACGACGCCGCGGTCGCGATCGACGCCACGCCGGCGGTGTGCGGCAACGGTACGGTCGAGGTCGGGGAGGACTGCGACGACGGCGATCAGGTCGCCGACGCGGTCTGCACCGACTCCTGCCACTTCACCTGCGGCAACGGCGTGGTCGACGACGGGTTCGGCGAGCTGTGCGACACCGGCATCGCCGCCGGCGCCGGCGCGTGCCCGACCACCTGCGACGACAGCATGGCCTGCACCGCCGACGTCCAGTCGGGCTCGGGCTGCCAGGCCCAGTGCATGAACGCGCCGATCACCGTGCCGG carries:
- a CDS encoding adenylate/guanylate cyclase domain-containing protein, producing the protein MAPRDRSPRNWPLVAAAVVAITLAGLALGHGRAYHLPGLDGLEQRTIDWRFRTRGPRALRDARIVVVGLDDDTRRAAPDVFQTRRGWARLIRALAATEPDAIALDLFFSSREILLPDALTRQVEDAYATARADAAPSPALAAARDALGEVVTALHGDDALVAAIADAKVVVLGALFRLITSAGERPAAPPAEPAGLAGAQVSESVGGAATVPSAYAVAFTMPGMAAGAIAAGAVNHYRDDDGVARRVPLVIEYGGRYYQALGLTLAALATQQPTRFFAARRTVTLGERTLPVTARLNFLGRPFPRVSAAAVLDGRVGAAELHGKIVIVGFTHAAYDKVPTPFDPTADGVELHATLLHNLLYDELLRDAGTAAEVAALLVFAALAIALQLRRVRRRLWLPLIIAIGALAAWSAIGQALFARGVVVELVAPAATFALTMLAATVATLATEGREKAHLRSAFAQYVSKSLVERIVANPRATRLGGERREMSVLFSDIRGFSRIAEALPPEQLADFLNEYLTPMTTIVLERDGTLDKYIGDAVMAMWNAPLPVGDHAGRACDAALAMQAALGPLNQGWASRGRPNVQIGIGINTGPMSVGNMGSEARFDYTVLGDAVNLAARLEPLTKEYAVDILVGEATATAARDFVFRELGRVRMKGKDQPARIFQLCGRTGGPGVPTAAALAAWTDAMAAFGARDFADAAARFAALAAAAPDDGAARVLAARAAELAAAPPPDDWDGVYDQRSK